Proteins found in one Quercus robur chromosome 2, dhQueRobu3.1, whole genome shotgun sequence genomic segment:
- the LOC126713419 gene encoding late embryogenesis abundant protein At1g64065-like, translating to MSTDEIPFASSKLHPRSDEEIAMFKALKKERSGKCFVYVFAGIVIQCIIILVLAVIVLRVKVPDVNLSLVTVKNLKYNGTASSTSFSATFVAEVTIKNKNFGGFEFKNSTLSVLYRGMVIGERKIGHGSVKAREGQAMNVTVELRSNRLPDLNNLSSDINSGMLKLSSSAKLSGTVHLVKIIKKRRNTELNCIMTLNLTSRAVQDLQCQ from the coding sequence atgtcgaCAGACGAAATTCCATTTGCATCTAGCAAATTACATCCGAGAAGTGACGAAGAGATTGCCATGTTCAAAGCActaaagaaggaaagaagtggtaaatgttttgtttatgtttttgcagGTATTGTTATCCAATGCATCATCATATTAGTCCTTGCCGTAATCGTGTTGCGTGTTAAAGTTCCTGATGTTAATTTGAGTTTGGTCACGGTGAAAAATCTGAAGTATAATGGCACTGCATCATCAACTTCGTTTAGTGCCACCTTTGTTGCTGAGGTGActattaagaataaaaatttcggTGGGTTCGAATTCAAGAATAGCACCTTGAGTGTGCTATATAGAGGCATGGTTATTGGTGAAAGAAAAATAGGACATGGGAGTGTCAAAGCTAGGGAGGGACAAGCGATGAATGTTACAGTGGAACTGAGGTCGAATAGGTTACCGGATTTGAACAATCTTAGCAGTGATATTAATTCAGGGATGTTGAAGCTGAGTAGCTCTGCCAAGTTGAGTGGTACAGTGCACTTGGTGAAGATTATAAAGAAGAGGAGGAACACAGAATTGAACTGCATAATGACACTAAATTTGACAAGCCGTGCAGTCCAGGATCTTCAATGCCAataa